A single window of Candidatus Binatia bacterium DNA harbors:
- the kdsA gene encoding 3-deoxy-8-phosphooctulonate synthase translates to MEVEPFRIGRGARSVEVGAGRLFLIAGPCVIESRDSVMRHSEALAKVSDEVGVPIVFKASFDKANRTSHASFRGIGMDEGLRILSDARSATGLPVLTDVHDAYQVGPTAEAVDVLQIPALLCRQTDLVQAAAASGKPVNIKKGQFLAPWDMKNVLGKAREVGGKNILLTERGASFGYGNLVSDFRSLEIMREAGAPVVFDATHSVQLPGGGGDKSAGERRFIPALARAAVAVGTDGLFMEVHENPDQALSDGPNSLHLSDLAPLLRRLLAIHSARTAALS, encoded by the coding sequence ATGGAGGTCGAGCCGTTCCGCATCGGCAGGGGCGCGCGCAGCGTCGAGGTCGGCGCCGGCCGCCTCTTCCTCATCGCGGGCCCTTGCGTGATCGAGTCGCGCGACTCGGTGATGCGCCACTCCGAAGCGCTCGCGAAAGTGAGCGACGAGGTCGGCGTTCCGATCGTGTTCAAGGCGTCGTTCGACAAGGCCAACCGCACGTCGCACGCGTCGTTTCGCGGCATCGGCATGGACGAAGGCCTGCGTATTCTTTCCGACGCGCGAAGCGCCACCGGTCTTCCGGTTCTGACGGACGTGCACGACGCCTACCAGGTCGGGCCCACCGCCGAAGCCGTGGACGTGCTGCAGATTCCCGCGCTGCTGTGTCGCCAGACCGACCTCGTGCAGGCAGCGGCGGCAAGCGGCAAGCCGGTCAACATCAAGAAGGGCCAGTTCCTCGCGCCGTGGGACATGAAGAACGTTCTCGGCAAGGCGCGCGAGGTGGGCGGCAAGAACATCCTGCTGACCGAGCGCGGCGCTTCGTTCGGCTACGGCAATCTCGTCAGTGACTTCCGCTCGCTCGAGATCATGCGCGAGGCCGGCGCGCCGGTCGTCTTCGATGCGACGCATTCGGTGCAGCTTCCCGGCGGCGGCGGTGACAAGTCGGCCGGAGAGCGCCGCTTCATCCCCGCGCTGGCAAGGGCCGCGGTCGCCGTCGGCACCGACGGGCTGTTCATGGAAGTGCACGAGAATCCCGACCAGGCGCTGAGCGACGGGCCGAATTCGCTGCATCTTTCCGACCTGGCGCCGCTGCTGCGCCGCCTCCTCGCCATCCACTCCGCGCGCACGGCTGCGCTTTCCTGA
- a CDS encoding KpsF/GutQ family sugar-phosphate isomerase → MARKLDPNAAVETARRVIRIESEALDEIASRLDDGFARAVDLVLRCKGRVVVTGMGKSGQICRKIAATLSSTGTSSFFLHAGEAVHGDLGMFARGDVCIAISNSGSTQEVLALLPGVKRLALPLIAITGGIDSALAQAADVVLDVRVRIEACPMNLAPTASTTATLAMGDALAVAVLEAKGFGDRDFALLHPGGALGRKLMRVEELMHPDAQVPLIAPTATLADTLRAMTEGGLGTVGVVDDGTAEQLVGVITDGDLRRALLRQGDVSASTASDLMSTRPKTVAAEALAEEALAIMEKHSITSLFILETGSRRPIGIVHLHDLLKASVA, encoded by the coding sequence ATGGCCCGCAAGCTGGACCCGAATGCCGCCGTCGAGACGGCCCGACGCGTGATCCGCATCGAGAGCGAGGCTCTCGACGAAATCGCCTCGCGCCTCGACGACGGTTTCGCGCGCGCAGTCGATCTCGTGCTGCGATGCAAGGGGCGCGTCGTCGTCACAGGCATGGGCAAGTCGGGACAGATCTGCCGCAAGATCGCCGCGACTCTGTCGTCGACCGGCACGTCTTCCTTCTTCCTGCACGCCGGCGAGGCCGTGCACGGTGACCTCGGGATGTTCGCGCGCGGCGACGTCTGCATCGCGATCTCCAACAGCGGCAGCACCCAGGAAGTGCTGGCGCTGCTGCCCGGTGTCAAGCGACTCGCGCTGCCGCTGATCGCGATCACCGGAGGCATCGACTCTGCGCTCGCGCAGGCTGCCGACGTCGTGCTCGACGTGCGGGTGCGCATCGAGGCCTGTCCGATGAACCTCGCACCGACCGCGAGCACGACCGCCACGCTGGCGATGGGCGACGCCCTGGCCGTCGCGGTGCTGGAAGCCAAAGGCTTCGGCGACCGCGATTTCGCGCTGCTGCATCCCGGCGGCGCGCTCGGCCGCAAGCTGATGCGCGTCGAGGAACTGATGCACCCCGACGCGCAGGTGCCGCTGATTGCGCCGACCGCCACCCTGGCTGACACTCTGCGCGCAATGACCGAAGGCGGACTCGGGACGGTCGGCGTCGTCGACGACGGCACTGCCGAGCAGCTGGTCGGCGTGATCACCGACGGCGACCTGCGCCGCGCGCTGCTGCGCCAGGGCGACGTGTCGGCAAGCACCGCATCCGACCTGATGAGCACCAGGCCCAAGACCGTCGCTGCCGAAGCGCTGGCCGAAGAAGCGCTCGCGATCATGGAGAAGCACTCGATCACGTCGCTGTTCATCCTGGAGACAGGCAGCCGGCGCCCGATCGGGATCGTGCACCTTCACGACCTGCTCAAGGCCAGCGTGGCCTGA
- the lptC gene encoding LPS export ABC transporter periplasmic protein LptC produces MTRRAWRYVLLVALLLALGGIGVSMSRRALVQQIPSFLATQALPELLQRIRNFHRVITREGRKVLELSASEASYFKNDKAVEVMQPKVTFFQEGEQIGEVTAEKGRLYLDSTEGTEVQTVEVTGSVVFTIGRLSIYSERMTYDRETGMVTAPGDARVEAAEMTLTGTGMSVDMLKNIAVVPANVKMSLRPKEDAAP; encoded by the coding sequence ATGACCCGTCGCGCGTGGCGCTACGTTCTCCTGGTTGCGCTGCTGCTCGCGCTCGGTGGCATCGGCGTCTCGATGAGCCGGCGCGCGCTGGTGCAGCAGATCCCGTCGTTCCTGGCCACCCAGGCTCTTCCCGAGCTGCTGCAGCGCATCCGCAACTTCCACCGCGTGATCACGCGCGAAGGCCGCAAGGTGCTGGAACTCTCGGCGAGCGAAGCCAGTTACTTCAAGAACGACAAGGCCGTCGAAGTGATGCAGCCCAAGGTAACGTTTTTCCAGGAAGGAGAGCAGATCGGCGAAGTGACGGCGGAGAAGGGGCGGCTCTACCTCGACAGCACCGAAGGCACCGAGGTGCAGACCGTCGAAGTCACCGGGTCGGTGGTGTTCACGATCGGCCGGCTCAGCATCTACAGCGAGCGCATGACGTACGACCGGGAGACGGGCATGGTCACCGCGCCGGGGGACGCACGGGTCGAGGCAGCCGAGATGACACTCACGGGTACAGGCATGTCGGTGGACATGCTAAAGAACATCGCCGTGGTTCCGGCCAACGTGAAAATGTCGCTGCGCCCGAAGGAGGACGCTGCCCCGTGA
- a CDS encoding LptA/OstA family protein: MKAVVVTALVLAVAVAGGSAYAQGTTQKAPPRPAGAAAPHKEDAAHKTDDMLDSVATAARDLEMADVPSPVDISADRMEYNYGQGLLHYEGNVVVDHAGARIKSRSLDVTFEPGGQKRLKKITARGSVELTRGDESAHGEVAEYEPTTATVTLTQNARLGSGPNSVAGEKVVVYLNEKRAVVLGGGAPATASAAAGEQGAGPAAAPGRIRAILMPDSLNKEVQSGKSVGKTEPAKPATTPNGKAR; this comes from the coding sequence GTGAAGGCGGTCGTCGTCACCGCCCTCGTGCTCGCGGTCGCCGTCGCGGGCGGGTCCGCGTACGCGCAGGGTACGACGCAAAAAGCGCCGCCGCGCCCCGCGGGCGCCGCGGCGCCTCACAAGGAAGATGCCGCGCACAAGACCGACGACATGCTCGACTCGGTGGCCACGGCCGCACGCGACCTCGAGATGGCAGACGTTCCCTCGCCGGTCGACATCAGCGCCGACCGCATGGAGTACAACTACGGGCAGGGCCTGTTGCACTACGAAGGCAACGTCGTCGTCGACCACGCCGGCGCCCGCATCAAGTCGCGCTCCCTCGACGTCACGTTCGAGCCGGGCGGACAGAAACGCCTGAAGAAGATCACGGCGCGCGGATCGGTCGAGCTCACGCGCGGCGACGAGTCGGCCCACGGCGAGGTCGCCGAGTACGAGCCGACCACCGCGACCGTCACGCTCACCCAGAATGCCCGCCTCGGCTCGGGACCCAACTCGGTTGCCGGCGAGAAGGTCGTCGTCTACCTCAACGAGAAGAGGGCCGTCGTCCTCGGCGGCGGCGCCCCCGCAACGGCGAGCGCGGCTGCGGGCGAACAGGGCGCGGGCCCGGCGGCAGCGCCGGGTAGGATCCGCGCGATACTGATGCCAGATTCGCTGAACAAGGAAGTCCAGAGCGGCAAGTCGGTTGGGAAGACCGAGCCCGCAAAGCCCGCCACCACCCCCAACGGAAAAGCCAGGTGA
- the lptB gene encoding LPS export ABC transporter ATP-binding protein encodes MQLAAQDLVKRYGGRSVVDQVSVDVKQGEVVGVLGPNGAGKTTTFHMVVGFEKPDAGRILLGDKDISSLAMYERARAGIGYLPQEPSVFRRLSVEDNLLAILETLDIDQTERRERLETLLEELGVTHVRKTMGSALSGGERRRVEIARALVISPRFMLLDEPFAGVDPIAVIDIQSIIAQLKARGIGVLITDHNVRETLGICDRAYILNEGRILEEGSPESIASSRQAREIYLGERFRL; translated from the coding sequence ATGCAGCTCGCCGCCCAGGACCTCGTCAAACGCTACGGGGGCCGCAGCGTCGTCGACCAGGTCTCGGTGGACGTCAAGCAGGGTGAAGTGGTCGGCGTGCTCGGCCCGAACGGCGCCGGCAAGACGACCACCTTTCACATGGTCGTCGGCTTCGAAAAACCCGACGCCGGGCGCATCCTGCTCGGCGACAAGGACATTTCGTCGCTGGCCATGTACGAAAGGGCCAGGGCGGGGATCGGTTACCTGCCCCAGGAGCCGTCGGTATTCCGGCGCCTGTCCGTCGAGGACAATCTTCTGGCGATCCTCGAAACCCTCGACATCGACCAGACTGAGCGACGCGAGCGCCTGGAGACTCTGCTCGAGGAGCTCGGCGTCACGCACGTCCGCAAGACCATGGGATCGGCCCTTTCCGGAGGAGAAAGGCGCCGCGTCGAGATCGCGCGCGCGCTGGTCATCTCTCCGCGTTTCATGTTACTCGACGAACCGTTCGCCGGTGTCGATCCGATCGCGGTGATCGACATCCAGAGCATCATCGCGCAGCTGAAGGCGCGAGGGATCGGAGTGCTGATCACGGACCACAACGTCCGGGAGACCCTCGGGATCTGCGACCGGGCCTACATCCTGAACGAAGGCCGCATCCTCGAGGAGGGCAGCCCCGAATCGATCGCTTCGAGCCGCCAGGCGCGCGAGATATACCTCGGCGAACGCTTTCGTCTCTGA
- the rpoN gene encoding RNA polymerase factor sigma-54: MALEQRLLLKQTLQLRMTPQLRLAIKILQLSRPELEVMIADELCQNPVLEESTDTVPERETEQRTGDLETTEAEATEAPSAENERDAAQEVGQLDIDEYLDRHSADLHGSVGAGSDRDDNRDRLFENAKAREDTLADALVDQLGLLAMSDDERRLAGIIANNLDEDGYLASTVEEIAFLTGASVEAVQEAREIVQELEPPGCGSIDLRECLLVQLRLIGYESDDYVIAVADRFLKELESQKYEKIARELGTTVAEIIEAHRIIRSLDPRPGRGFGGTETRYITPDAYIVRIGDDFQVALNDEGIPALQVNSYYRSMMKGREGGGEATGYLQERVRAASWLIKSIEQRQRTLRKVVESIVRFQREFLVRGVSALRPMVLKDVANDIGMHESTISRATSGKYVHTPQGIFELKWFFTSSLHSSSGDDVSSESVRRKILDIVAREDPRQPFSDQYICEQLGKENIDIARRTVAKYREGLGILPSSKRKRMVALTANDARRR; encoded by the coding sequence ATGGCCCTCGAACAGCGACTCCTTCTCAAGCAGACCCTGCAGCTCAGGATGACGCCCCAGCTGCGGCTGGCGATCAAGATCCTGCAGCTTTCCAGGCCCGAGCTGGAAGTGATGATCGCCGACGAGCTGTGCCAGAACCCGGTGCTCGAGGAATCGACGGACACCGTCCCGGAGCGCGAGACCGAACAGCGCACCGGCGATCTCGAGACCACCGAGGCCGAGGCTACCGAAGCGCCCAGCGCCGAGAACGAGCGCGATGCCGCACAGGAAGTCGGCCAGCTCGACATCGACGAGTACCTCGACCGCCACTCCGCCGACCTGCACGGATCGGTGGGAGCCGGCTCGGACCGCGACGACAATCGCGACCGCCTCTTCGAGAACGCCAAGGCGCGCGAAGACACGCTGGCGGACGCGCTCGTCGACCAGCTCGGCCTGCTCGCGATGAGCGACGACGAGCGGCGCCTGGCCGGCATCATCGCGAACAACCTCGACGAGGACGGCTACCTCGCGAGCACGGTCGAGGAGATCGCGTTCCTGACCGGAGCCTCCGTGGAGGCGGTGCAGGAAGCGCGCGAGATCGTCCAGGAGCTCGAGCCTCCCGGCTGCGGCAGCATCGATCTTCGCGAATGCCTGCTCGTGCAGCTGCGCCTGATCGGCTACGAGAGCGACGACTACGTCATCGCGGTGGCCGACCGCTTCCTGAAGGAGCTCGAGTCCCAGAAATACGAGAAAATCGCGCGCGAGCTCGGCACGACGGTGGCCGAGATCATCGAGGCACACCGGATCATCCGCTCGCTCGACCCGCGCCCCGGCCGCGGCTTCGGCGGCACCGAGACGCGCTACATCACGCCCGATGCCTACATCGTGCGCATCGGCGACGATTTCCAGGTCGCGCTGAACGACGAGGGAATTCCCGCCCTGCAGGTCAACTCGTACTACCGCAGCATGATGAAGGGACGCGAAGGCGGCGGCGAGGCTACCGGCTACCTGCAGGAGCGCGTGCGCGCGGCAAGCTGGCTCATCAAGTCGATCGAGCAGCGCCAGCGTACGCTGCGCAAGGTCGTCGAGAGCATCGTGCGCTTCCAGCGGGAATTCCTGGTGCGAGGCGTGTCCGCGCTGCGCCCGATGGTGCTCAAGGACGTCGCCAACGACATCGGCATGCACGAGTCGACGATCAGCCGCGCGACTTCCGGCAAGTACGTGCACACGCCGCAGGGGATTTTCGAGCTGAAGTGGTTCTTCACGAGCAGCCTGCATTCGAGCTCGGGCGACGACGTGTCCTCCGAAAGTGTTCGCCGCAAGATCCTCGACATCGTCGCCAGGGAAGACCCGCGCCAGCCGTTCAGCGACCAGTACATCTGCGAGCAGCTCGGCAAGGAGAACATTGACATCGCGCGCCGCACGGTGGCGAAATACCGCGAAGGCCTGGGGATCCTTCCCTCTTCCAAGCGAAAGAGGATGGTGGCGCTGACGGCCAACGACGCGCGCCGCAGGTGA
- the raiA gene encoding ribosome-associated translation inhibitor RaiA yields the protein MTFRHMDVSDALRGYAAEKVERIVSKYLKNAVEAHVILASNRHRQHNTAEIHIRASQFDIAAHAENSDLYAGIDFAVDKVEAQLRKHKDRINDRKGRASLHEIATMIPVDVVSSHDDSGSTKVIETETLQARPLTVDDAVMQLELSHSEFLVFRNSATSAISVVYRRRDGHYGLIVPTA from the coding sequence GTGACATTCCGACACATGGACGTCAGCGACGCGCTGCGCGGCTATGCCGCCGAGAAGGTCGAGCGCATCGTCTCGAAGTACCTGAAGAACGCCGTCGAGGCGCACGTCATCCTGGCGTCCAACCGCCACCGCCAGCACAACACGGCGGAGATCCACATCCGTGCCTCGCAGTTCGACATCGCCGCGCACGCCGAGAACTCCGACCTCTACGCCGGCATCGATTTCGCGGTCGACAAGGTCGAGGCCCAGCTTCGCAAGCACAAGGACCGCATCAACGACCGCAAGGGCCGCGCGAGCCTGCACGAGATCGCGACGATGATCCCGGTCGACGTGGTTTCGAGCCACGACGACAGCGGCTCGACCAAGGTCATCGAGACCGAGACCCTGCAGGCCAGGCCGCTGACCGTCGACGACGCCGTGATGCAACTCGAGCTGAGCCACTCGGAGTTCCTCGTCTTTCGCAACTCGGCCACCAGCGCCATCAGCGTCGTCTACCGGCGCCGTGACGGACACTACGGACTGATCGTTCCCACGGCCTGA
- a CDS encoding PTS sugar transporter subunit IIA: MRLSTILDPSCIVLDVAGGAKKDVLSRIAAPIVARRPEFDGDAVVAELVRREEESSTAIADGIAIPHARPKTGGPSAAGLGRAPRGIDFDSMDGRPTTLLMVLVSPVGGDGDHVAWLAHVARVLGDAATRRRILEAASERDVMDVIERRERELDDAAHGAIKDCR, translated from the coding sequence GTGCGCCTGTCGACGATCCTCGATCCGAGCTGCATCGTCCTGGACGTCGCCGGCGGCGCCAAGAAAGACGTCCTCTCGCGCATCGCCGCGCCCATCGTCGCGCGCCGGCCCGAATTCGACGGCGACGCTGTCGTCGCCGAGCTCGTGCGCCGGGAGGAAGAAAGCAGCACCGCGATCGCCGACGGCATCGCGATCCCCCACGCCAGGCCGAAGACGGGCGGCCCGAGCGCCGCCGGCCTCGGCCGTGCGCCGCGCGGCATCGACTTCGATTCGATGGACGGAAGGCCGACGACGTTGCTGATGGTGCTCGTCTCGCCCGTCGGCGGCGACGGCGACCACGTCGCCTGGCTCGCCCACGTCGCGCGCGTGCTCGGGGACGCCGCGACGCGACGGCGCATCCTCGAGGCCGCCAGTGAGCGCGACGTCATGGACGTGATCGAGCGGCGCGAACGGGAACTGGACGACGCTGCGCACGGCGCGATCAAGGACTGCCGATGA
- the rapZ gene encoding RNase adapter RapZ — translation MTQPADQPSRVDVAVVTGMSGSGRSTAINVLEDLGYYCIDNLPSALVEQFVALFAGSHGARSRVGLGMDVRDEGYIGAWPSVRKALEKAGHRVTVVFLDSDDATLIRRYSETRRVHPLGAGRDLHEAIRAERELLAPLERAADIVVDTSALTVHDLKRRLRSFAEGGEAWQGPSITIKSFGFKFGSPSDAHLLFDVRFLPNPHFIGELRPLTGLDEPVARYVLDHEQARAFLARLVDFLGFLLPHFAEEGRAYLTIGIGCTGGRHRSIAIAEECARQLRQHGATVIVRHRDVAKESI, via the coding sequence ATGACGCAGCCGGCCGACCAGCCCTCGCGCGTCGACGTCGCCGTCGTGACCGGAATGTCCGGTTCCGGACGCTCCACCGCGATCAACGTCCTCGAAGACCTCGGCTACTACTGCATCGACAACCTTCCGAGCGCCCTGGTCGAGCAGTTCGTCGCGCTGTTTGCCGGCTCCCACGGTGCCCGCTCCCGCGTCGGCCTCGGCATGGACGTGCGCGACGAAGGCTACATCGGCGCGTGGCCGTCGGTGCGCAAAGCCCTGGAAAAAGCCGGCCACCGCGTCACCGTCGTCTTCCTCGATTCCGACGACGCCACGCTCATCCGGCGCTACTCCGAGACGCGCCGCGTGCACCCGCTCGGCGCCGGCCGCGACCTGCACGAGGCGATCCGCGCCGAGCGCGAGCTGCTCGCCCCGCTCGAGCGCGCCGCCGACATCGTCGTCGACACCAGCGCGCTCACCGTACACGACCTCAAGCGCCGTCTTCGCTCCTTTGCCGAAGGCGGCGAGGCCTGGCAGGGGCCGTCGATCACGATCAAGAGCTTCGGGTTCAAGTTCGGCAGCCCTTCGGACGCGCACCTGCTGTTCGACGTGCGCTTCCTGCCCAACCCGCATTTCATCGGCGAGCTGCGACCGCTGACGGGCCTCGACGAGCCCGTCGCGCGCTACGTACTCGACCACGAGCAGGCCCGCGCCTTCCTCGCGCGCCTGGTGGATTTCCTCGGCTTCCTGCTTCCGCACTTTGCCGAGGAAGGACGCGCCTACCTGACGATCGGCATCGGCTGCACCGGCGGTCGCCACCGTTCGATCGCGATCGCCGAAGAATGCGCGCGCCAGCTTCGCCAGCACGGGGCCACCGTGATCGTGCGACACCGGGACGTTGCGAAGGAGTCGATATGA
- a CDS encoding HPr family phosphocarrier protein has product MSQKASAEFVVGNQLGLHVRAAAMVVRTMTPFSSRVSIRAGSSAADARSVLDLLTLSASKGTRIVVEAEGDDAEQAVAVLGDLIARNFAE; this is encoded by the coding sequence ATGAGCCAGAAGGCCAGCGCCGAGTTCGTCGTGGGCAACCAGCTCGGACTGCACGTCAGAGCAGCGGCAATGGTGGTACGGACGATGACGCCGTTCTCGAGCCGGGTCTCGATCCGGGCCGGATCGAGCGCAGCCGACGCGCGAAGCGTGCTCGACCTGCTGACCCTTTCGGCGAGCAAGGGCACCCGCATCGTCGTCGAGGCCGAAGGGGACGATGCCGAGCAGGCCGTCGCCGTGCTCGGCGACCTCATCGCCCGCAATTTCGCCGAGTGA
- the metK gene encoding methionine adenosyltransferase, which yields MADEFIFTSESVSEGHPDKVCDQISDAVLDAHLAGDPNSRVACETLCATNLVVMAGEITSSRKVEYEKLARQVVREIGYVGTEGFDADSVEVITRLVAQSPDISQGVTVGQGLHEEQGAGDQGLMFGYACDQTDELMPLPISLSHHLVAKLAELRHNGKLSYLRPDAKSQVSVEYRDGKPVRVATVVISTQHKESATLEQITADVKELVIKPIIPARFLDSETVYHVNPTGRFVVGGPSGDSGLTGRKIIVDTYGGWGRHGGGAFSGKDPSKVDRSAAYMARYLAKNVVASGTARACEVQIAYAIGVAQPVSVHVDTFGTGKVAPAIVAQKLRNEVDLRPASIIELFQLKRPIYRKTAAYGHFGRDSDNGFFPWERTDLAARLG from the coding sequence ATGGCCGACGAGTTCATCTTCACTTCGGAATCCGTCTCCGAGGGTCACCCCGACAAAGTTTGCGACCAGATTTCCGACGCCGTGCTCGATGCGCACCTGGCCGGTGACCCGAACAGCCGCGTCGCATGCGAGACGCTGTGCGCGACCAACCTCGTCGTCATGGCGGGCGAGATCACCAGCAGCAGGAAGGTCGAATACGAAAAGCTCGCGCGCCAGGTAGTCCGCGAAATCGGCTACGTCGGCACCGAGGGTTTCGATGCCGACTCGGTCGAGGTGATCACGCGCCTGGTAGCGCAGTCTCCCGACATCTCCCAGGGCGTGACGGTCGGCCAGGGGCTCCACGAAGAGCAGGGCGCCGGCGACCAGGGCCTGATGTTCGGCTACGCGTGCGACCAGACCGACGAGCTGATGCCGCTGCCGATCTCGCTGTCGCACCACCTCGTCGCCAAACTGGCCGAGCTCAGGCACAACGGGAAGCTTTCGTACCTGCGTCCCGATGCCAAGTCCCAGGTCAGCGTCGAGTATCGCGACGGCAAGCCCGTCCGCGTCGCCACGGTCGTGATCTCCACGCAGCACAAGGAGTCGGCCACGCTGGAGCAGATCACTGCGGACGTGAAGGAGCTGGTGATCAAGCCGATCATTCCGGCCCGCTTCCTCGACTCGGAGACGGTCTATCATGTCAATCCGACCGGCCGCTTCGTCGTCGGCGGACCGTCGGGCGACTCGGGCCTGACCGGCCGCAAGATCATCGTCGACACCTACGGCGGCTGGGGCCGCCACGGCGGCGGCGCGTTCTCCGGCAAGGATCCCTCCAAGGTGGACCGCTCGGCGGCCTACATGGCGCGCTACCTCGCCAAGAACGTCGTCGCGTCGGGAACGGCACGCGCCTGCGAAGTGCAGATCGCCTATGCGATCGGCGTCGCGCAGCCGGTTTCGGTGCACGTCGACACGTTCGGCACCGGCAAGGTCGCACCCGCAATCGTCGCCCAGAAGCTTCGCAACGAAGTCGACCTCCGGCCGGCTTCGATCATCGAGCTGTTCCAGCTCAAGAGGCCGATCTACCGCAAGACGGCGGCATACGGCCATTTCGGACGAGACAGCGACAACGGCTTCTTTCCGTGGGAGAGAACCGACCTCGCCGCGCGCCTCGGCTGA
- the ahcY gene encoding adenosylhomocysteinase, translating into MAKHSETSDIKDPKLAEAGKKRADWAGRDMPVLGLIAERFRKEKPLKGAKMTACLHVTAETANLMRTLKAGGADVALCASNPLSTQDDVAATLAIHDQIPTWAIRGEDAKTYYRHLQLGVQRQPNLTMDDGADLVSLLHTNMKEHASRVVASMEETTTGVIRLKALERDGRLTIPVVAVNDADTKHLFDNRYGTGQSTIDAIIRSTDVLVAGKVFVVVGYGWCGRGVASRASGAGAQVIVTEIDPMKALEAAMDGFRVLPMAQAARFGDIFVSVTGNMHTMAEKHFPLMKDGAIISNAGHFDIEIDVKALAKMAKKINRNVRHCVDEYVLAGGKRIFLLAEGRLVNLAAAEGHPASVMDMSFATQALAAEWAWKSAQKGKLDVRVHAVPRRIEEDVAALKLAAMGITIDKLTAEQKKYLSSWEFGTS; encoded by the coding sequence ATGGCCAAACACAGCGAAACCTCCGACATCAAGGATCCCAAGCTCGCCGAAGCCGGCAAAAAGCGCGCCGACTGGGCCGGGCGCGACATGCCGGTGCTCGGCCTCATCGCCGAGCGCTTCCGCAAGGAGAAGCCGCTCAAGGGCGCGAAGATGACGGCGTGCCTGCACGTCACTGCCGAGACGGCCAACCTCATGCGCACGCTCAAGGCGGGCGGCGCCGACGTCGCGCTGTGCGCGTCCAATCCCCTGTCCACGCAGGACGACGTTGCGGCGACGCTGGCGATCCACGACCAGATCCCCACCTGGGCAATCCGCGGCGAGGATGCCAAGACCTACTACCGCCACCTCCAGCTCGGCGTCCAGCGCCAGCCGAACCTGACGATGGACGACGGCGCCGACCTCGTGTCGCTGCTGCACACGAACATGAAGGAGCACGCCTCGCGCGTCGTTGCGTCGATGGAAGAGACGACGACCGGCGTGATCCGGCTGAAGGCTCTCGAGCGCGACGGCCGCCTGACGATCCCCGTCGTCGCGGTCAACGACGCCGACACCAAGCACCTGTTCGACAACCGCTACGGCACCGGCCAGTCGACGATCGACGCGATCATCCGCTCCACGGACGTGCTGGTGGCCGGCAAGGTGTTCGTCGTCGTCGGTTACGGCTGGTGCGGCCGCGGCGTCGCTTCGCGCGCCTCCGGCGCGGGCGCTCAGGTCATCGTCACCGAAATCGACCCGATGAAGGCGCTCGAGGCGGCGATGGACGGCTTCCGCGTGTTGCCGATGGCCCAGGCTGCACGCTTCGGCGACATCTTCGTCAGTGTCACCGGCAACATGCACACGATGGCGGAGAAGCACTTCCCGCTGATGAAGGACGGCGCGATCATCTCGAACGCAGGCCACTTCGACATCGAGATCGACGTCAAGGCGCTCGCGAAGATGGCCAAGAAGATCAACCGCAACGTGCGCCACTGCGTCGACGAGTACGTGCTCGCCGGCGGCAAGCGCATTTTCCTGCTGGCCGAGGGGCGCCTCGTCAACCTCGCAGCAGCCGAAGGCCATCCCGCCTCCGTGATGGACATGAGCTTCGCGACCCAGGCTCTGGCCGCCGAGTGGGCGTGGAAGAGCGCGCAGAAGGGCAAGCTCGACGTGCGCGTGCACGCGGTTCCGCGCCGCATCGAGGAAGACGTCGCGGCGCTCAAGCTCGCGGCGATGGGCATCACGATCGACAAGCTGACGGCAGAACAGAAGAAGTACCTGTCGTCGTGGGAGTTCGGCACGTCCTGA
- a CDS encoding DUF6285 domain-containing protein yields MQDKPTAIELLEALEAFLREEVAPHVEGGLRFKVLVATNVAGIIARELALAGSQDRAQRERLTALLDRAGARDRGSRPDKPAASNEDTAAAVRRLFFELCERIDGGEADEGPWREQVLAHLRACVAEKLAVDNPKAR; encoded by the coding sequence ATGCAGGACAAGCCGACGGCGATCGAGCTTCTCGAAGCCCTCGAAGCGTTTCTGCGCGAAGAGGTCGCGCCGCACGTCGAAGGCGGCCTTCGCTTCAAAGTGCTGGTGGCGACCAACGTCGCCGGCATCATCGCAAGAGAGCTCGCGCTGGCGGGGTCGCAAGACCGCGCGCAGCGCGAAAGACTGACGGCGCTGCTCGATCGGGCCGGCGCACGGGATCGCGGGTCGCGCCCCGACAAGCCGGCCGCATCGAACGAGGACACGGCCGCGGCGGTCCGTCGCCTGTTCTTCGAGCTGTGCGAACGGATCGACGGGGGAGAAGCGGATGAAGGTCCGTGGCGAGAGCAGGTGCTTGCCCACCTGCGCGCCTGCGTCGCCGAAAAGCTCGCGGTCGACAACCCGAAAGCTCGCTGA